The following proteins come from a genomic window of Limnohabitans sp. 103DPR2:
- the rnc gene encoding ribonuclease III yields the protein MNHNFKDVALLERAITHRSFSADHNERLEFLGDSVLNLAVAHLLFEQLRDLPEGDLSRVRANLVKQETLHQLALKLEIPACLKLGEGELKSGGQRRPSILADALEALIGAVFLDAGYDVAEKWVHALFQNVEITPQMQAAAKDPKTELQEWLQGRKLQLPQYSVVATSGAAHRQIFDVACDIPELSLSQHGSGPSRRAGEQAAAAAMLEILKVKARG from the coding sequence ATGAACCACAACTTCAAAGACGTGGCTTTGCTTGAACGCGCAATTACGCATCGGAGTTTTTCAGCGGATCACAACGAACGTCTCGAATTTTTGGGCGATTCTGTCTTGAATTTGGCCGTGGCACACTTGCTGTTTGAGCAGTTGCGCGATTTGCCTGAAGGCGATTTGTCTCGTGTACGTGCCAATTTGGTCAAGCAAGAGACCTTGCACCAACTGGCGCTCAAACTCGAAATTCCGGCTTGCTTGAAGCTGGGTGAAGGTGAGTTGAAATCGGGTGGTCAACGCCGTCCTTCTATTCTGGCCGATGCCCTGGAAGCCTTGATTGGCGCCGTTTTCTTAGATGCTGGCTACGATGTGGCGGAAAAATGGGTACATGCTCTTTTTCAAAATGTCGAGATCACGCCGCAAATGCAAGCGGCAGCCAAAGACCCCAAAACAGAATTGCAAGAGTGGTTGCAAGGCCGTAAATTGCAGTTACCCCAATACAGTGTGGTGGCCACCTCAGGCGCCGCCCACCGTCAAATTTTCGATGTCGCTTGCGACATTCCCGAACTCAGTCTCTCACAACACGGCAGCGGTCCTTCGCGTCGTGCCGGTGAGCAAGCCGCGGCAGCTGCCATGCTTGAAATTTTGAAAGTCAAGGCACGCGGATGA
- a CDS encoding DegQ family serine endoprotease — protein MKSLNVKTSGSGVSFFLALACAFSLQMPLMASAQQGMVKGLPDFTELVEQVGPSVVNIRTLEKVRAQPQNGGGMDDETQDLLRRFFGIPIPNVPNTPNAPRQAPRQGRTPVPEESQPRGVGSGFVLTSDGFIMTNAHVVDGADEVLVTLTDKREFKAKLIGADKRTDVAVVKIQATGLPAVKVGDVSRLKVGEWVMAIGSPFGLDNSVTAGIVSAKQRDTGDYLPFIQTDVAINPGNSGGPLINMRGEVIGINSQIYSRSGGFMGISFAIPMDEAMRVSEQLRSNGRVTRGRIGVQIEPVTKELAESIGLGKAQGALINRIEPGAPADKAGLEAGDVILKIDGKQIEKSADLPRLVGNTKPGTKSTLTVFRRGATKEMSIVIAELEPEKVAKRSSEIEEKPKASASAQGLGLVVTELTDAQKTELKIKGGVRVESVQDQAAKAGLREGDVILAVGNHEVTQMKEFEAAVAKIDKNLAVSVLFRRGELTRFALIRPIR, from the coding sequence ATGAAATCATTGAATGTAAAAACATCGGGTTCTGGGGTGTCGTTTTTCTTGGCATTGGCATGTGCCTTCAGTCTGCAAATGCCTTTGATGGCCTCGGCGCAACAAGGCATGGTCAAAGGCTTGCCAGACTTCACAGAGTTGGTTGAGCAAGTGGGGCCATCGGTGGTCAACATCCGCACGCTAGAGAAAGTCCGTGCACAGCCGCAAAACGGCGGCGGGATGGACGACGAAACACAGGATTTACTGCGTCGTTTCTTTGGCATTCCTATTCCCAACGTGCCCAACACACCCAACGCGCCCAGACAGGCGCCTAGGCAGGGTCGCACACCCGTGCCTGAAGAATCACAACCCAGAGGCGTAGGTTCTGGTTTTGTACTGACCTCTGATGGTTTCATCATGACCAATGCCCATGTCGTCGATGGCGCCGATGAGGTGTTGGTGACCTTGACCGACAAGCGAGAGTTCAAGGCCAAATTGATTGGTGCAGACAAGCGCACAGACGTCGCTGTGGTGAAAATTCAGGCAACGGGTTTGCCCGCTGTCAAAGTCGGTGATGTGTCGCGACTCAAAGTAGGCGAGTGGGTGATGGCCATTGGCTCCCCATTTGGGTTAGACAACTCCGTGACGGCAGGTATTGTGAGTGCCAAGCAGCGCGATACGGGCGACTACTTGCCCTTCATTCAAACCGACGTGGCCATCAACCCAGGTAATTCGGGTGGCCCCTTGATCAACATGCGCGGTGAAGTGATTGGCATCAACAGTCAAATCTATTCCCGCTCAGGTGGTTTCATGGGCATTTCCTTCGCCATTCCGATGGACGAAGCAATGCGTGTCAGTGAGCAGTTGCGGTCCAACGGACGTGTCACGCGAGGTCGCATTGGTGTACAGATAGAGCCCGTCACCAAAGAGTTGGCCGAGTCAATCGGACTGGGCAAGGCGCAAGGCGCCTTGATCAACCGCATTGAACCAGGTGCGCCCGCAGACAAAGCGGGCTTGGAAGCGGGCGATGTGATCCTCAAAATTGATGGCAAGCAGATTGAGAAGTCGGCAGATCTGCCTCGCTTGGTGGGCAACACCAAACCCGGTACCAAAAGTACTTTAACGGTGTTCCGACGTGGCGCAACCAAAGAGATGAGCATCGTGATCGCTGAACTTGAACCTGAAAAGGTGGCCAAGCGCAGTTCGGAAATTGAAGAGAAGCCAAAGGCCAGCGCTTCTGCGCAAGGCTTGGGCTTGGTCGTGACGGAATTGACCGATGCTCAGAAAACAGAATTGAAAATCAAAGGCGGCGTGCGCGTTGAAAGTGTGCAAGATCAAGCCGCCAAAGCAGGATTGAGAGAGGGTGATGTGATTCTGGCCGTTGGCAATCACGAAGTGACGCAGATGAAAGAATTTGAAGCTGCGGTTGCCAAAATTGACAAGAATTTAGCGGTCAGTGTGTTGTTCCGTCGGGGTGAGCTCACGCGCTTTGCCTTGATTCGGCCGATTCGTTGA
- the lepB gene encoding signal peptidase I gives MEVLTGFLLAAFCGYAGSWYFGLIEGNFALLMLMAVVISGSYWLAEKFYFWPQRLKAVEQLDREKAKRHQELSKMGIDRVDTDTGEARDRLLMQPWWLDWTAGLFPVILVVFVLRSFLFEPFKIPSGSMIPTLWVGDLILVNKFHYGIRLPVANIKITQGTPVARGDVMVFRYPPRPSVDYIKRVVGVPGDEVAYLNKKLSINGKPVPTEALPEFFDESVMRYFKQSQEKLGDKTHNLIVDDDRPAFIPGADDFAFRDRCNYTVEGVVCKVPEGHYFMMGDNRDNSLDSRYWGFVPDANIVGRAFFVWMNFGNLGRIGSFN, from the coding sequence ATGGAAGTTCTGACTGGATTTTTGCTGGCGGCTTTTTGTGGCTACGCTGGTTCTTGGTACTTTGGTTTGATCGAGGGCAATTTTGCTTTGCTCATGCTGATGGCGGTGGTCATCTCTGGCAGCTATTGGCTGGCTGAAAAATTCTATTTCTGGCCTCAGCGACTCAAAGCTGTCGAGCAACTTGACCGAGAAAAAGCAAAGCGCCACCAAGAACTTTCCAAGATGGGCATTGACCGTGTGGACACAGACACTGGAGAGGCACGCGACAGATTGCTCATGCAGCCTTGGTGGCTCGATTGGACAGCCGGTCTGTTTCCCGTCATTTTGGTTGTTTTTGTCCTGCGTTCCTTTTTGTTTGAGCCCTTCAAAATCCCATCGGGCTCCATGATTCCCACCTTATGGGTGGGCGACTTGATTTTGGTGAACAAGTTTCACTATGGCATTCGTTTGCCTGTGGCCAACATCAAAATCACTCAAGGTACCCCCGTGGCGAGAGGCGATGTGATGGTTTTCAGGTACCCACCACGCCCCAGCGTCGATTACATCAAGCGTGTCGTCGGTGTCCCAGGCGATGAAGTGGCTTATTTGAACAAGAAACTCAGCATCAATGGCAAGCCAGTGCCCACAGAAGCGCTTCCTGAGTTTTTTGATGAATCCGTCATGCGCTATTTCAAACAGTCTCAAGAAAAGCTGGGCGACAAAACGCACAATTTGATTGTGGACGACGATCGCCCTGCGTTCATTCCAGGTGCCGATGATTTTGCATTCCGAGACCGTTGCAATTACACCGTGGAGGGTGTTGTTTGCAAAGTACCCGAAGGCCATTACTTCATGATGGGCGACAATCGCGATAATTCTTTGGATTCTCGTTATTGGGGTTTTGTGCCCGATGCCAACATCGTGGGCAGGGCATTTTTTGTCTGGATGAATTTTGGCAATTTGGGCCGCATCGGCTCCTTCAATTGA
- the lepA gene encoding translation elongation factor 4, with product MNHIRNFSIIAHIDHGKSTLADRLIQRCGGLQEREMEAQVLDSMDIEKERGITIKAQTASLQYKAKDGQIYNLNLIDTPGHVDFSYEVSRSLSACEGALLVVDASQGVEAQTVANCYTALDLGVEVVPVLNKMDLPQADPENAKAEVEDVIGIDASEAIPCSAKTGMGIEDILEAIVAKIPAPKGNPNAPLRAMIVDSWFDTYVGVVMLVRVVDGRLGKGERFKMMATGAVYNADTMGVFTPANEPRESLEAGQVGYIIAGIKELQAAKVGDTITLEKKLPNNLGPAEQALPGFKEIQPQVFAGLYPTEANQYDSLRDALEKLKLNDASLHYEAEVSQALGFGFRCGFLGLLHMEIVQERLEREFDQDLITTAPSVVYEVVKGDGEVIMVENPAKMPDQGKMQEIREPIVTVHLYMPQDYVGPVMTLANQKRGVQINMAYHGRQVMLTYEMPLGEIVLDFFDKLKSVSRGYASMDYEFKEYRASDVVKVDILLNGDKVDALSIIVHRTQAAYRGRAVVAKMREIISRQMFDVAIQAAIGANIIARETVKALRKNVLAKCYGGDITRKRKLLEKQKAGKKRMKQIGSVEVPQEAFLAILQVED from the coding sequence ATGAATCACATCAGAAATTTCTCCATCATTGCGCACATCGATCATGGCAAATCGACGCTTGCCGATCGCCTGATTCAACGTTGCGGTGGTTTGCAAGAACGTGAAATGGAAGCGCAAGTTCTCGACTCCATGGACATCGAAAAAGAACGCGGCATTACCATCAAAGCGCAGACAGCTTCGCTGCAATACAAAGCCAAAGACGGCCAAATTTACAACCTCAATTTGATCGACACACCAGGTCACGTTGACTTCTCTTATGAGGTTTCACGCTCCTTGTCGGCCTGTGAAGGTGCATTGCTGGTGGTCGATGCCAGCCAAGGTGTGGAAGCTCAAACCGTTGCCAATTGCTACACCGCACTCGACCTGGGTGTCGAGGTGGTGCCTGTGCTCAACAAGATGGATTTGCCGCAAGCAGATCCAGAGAATGCCAAAGCGGAAGTCGAAGATGTGATCGGCATTGACGCCAGCGAGGCCATTCCGTGTTCTGCCAAAACGGGCATGGGCATCGAAGATATTTTGGAAGCCATCGTTGCCAAAATCCCAGCCCCCAAAGGCAATCCCAACGCGCCACTGCGCGCCATGATCGTCGACAGTTGGTTTGACACCTATGTGGGCGTGGTGATGTTGGTGCGCGTGGTCGACGGTCGTTTGGGCAAGGGCGAGCGTTTCAAGATGATGGCCACAGGGGCTGTGTATAACGCAGACACCATGGGTGTTTTCACGCCCGCCAATGAACCACGTGAGAGTCTCGAAGCAGGTCAAGTGGGTTACATCATTGCAGGCATCAAAGAATTGCAAGCGGCCAAAGTGGGTGACACCATCACACTTGAAAAGAAACTGCCCAACAATTTAGGACCTGCTGAACAAGCGCTTCCTGGTTTCAAAGAAATTCAGCCGCAAGTGTTTGCCGGTTTGTACCCCACCGAAGCCAATCAATACGATTCTTTGCGCGATGCCTTGGAGAAACTCAAACTCAACGATGCCTCTTTGCATTATGAGGCCGAGGTTTCTCAAGCCTTGGGATTTGGCTTCCGCTGCGGCTTCTTGGGTTTGTTGCACATGGAAATTGTGCAAGAGCGATTGGAGCGTGAATTTGACCAAGATCTGATTACCACGGCGCCCAGTGTGGTGTACGAAGTAGTCAAGGGCGATGGCGAAGTCATCATGGTCGAGAATCCCGCCAAAATGCCCGATCAGGGCAAGATGCAGGAGATCAGGGAGCCTATCGTCACGGTGCATTTGTACATGCCCCAAGACTATGTGGGCCCTGTCATGACATTGGCCAATCAAAAGCGTGGCGTGCAAATCAACATGGCTTACCACGGTCGCCAAGTCATGTTGACTTATGAAATGCCGTTGGGTGAGATCGTTTTGGACTTTTTCGACAAGCTGAAGTCCGTGTCGCGGGGCTACGCCTCCATGGACTATGAGTTCAAAGAGTACCGCGCCTCAGATGTTGTGAAGGTCGACATTTTGTTGAACGGCGACAAGGTGGACGCTTTGTCCATCATTGTGCACCGGACCCAAGCTGCCTACCGTGGCCGTGCGGTGGTCGCCAAAATGCGTGAAATCATTAGCCGCCAGATGTTCGATGTGGCCATTCAGGCGGCCATTGGTGCCAACATCATCGCTCGTGAAACCGTCAAGGCCTTGCGCAAAAACGTGTTGGCCAAGTGTTATGGTGGCGACATCACCCGCAAACGCAAATTGCTAGAGAAGCAAAAGGCAGGTAAAAAGCGGATGAAACAAATTGGCTCGGTTGAGGTGCCCCAAGAGGCATTCTTGGCCATCTTGCAGGTAGAAGATTGA
- the acpP gene encoding acyl carrier protein produces MSDIEARVKKIIAEQLGVEESQVTPEKAFVADLGADSLDTVELVMALEDEFGIEIPDEDAEKITTVKAAIDYAQSKKA; encoded by the coding sequence ATGAGCGATATCGAAGCACGTGTCAAAAAAATCATTGCTGAACAACTCGGCGTTGAAGAGTCACAAGTCACACCAGAGAAAGCATTCGTTGCTGACTTGGGCGCAGACTCACTGGACACAGTAGAGCTGGTAATGGCGTTAGAAGACGAATTTGGAATTGAAATTCCAGACGAAGACGCTGAAAAGATCACCACTGTCAAAGCGGCGATCGACTACGCCCAAAGCAAAAAGGCTTGA
- the fabF gene encoding beta-ketoacyl-ACP synthase II, which translates to MTRRRVVVTGLGCISPVGNTVADAWANLLAGQSGIGLISKFDTSAFSCRIAGEVKGFNLEQYISAKEARTMDTFIHFGIAAAVQAVEDAGLPTGEALDDELATRIACVIGSGIGGLPMIEQTHVEYTARGPRRISPFFVPASIINMIAGHVSMRFGFKGPNLAVVTACTTGLHCIGEASRMIEYGDADVVVAGGSEATISPLGLGGFAAMRALSTRNDDPAAASRPWDKDRDGFVLGEGAGVMVLEEYEHAKARGAKIYAEVCGYGMSADAGHMTAPSMDGPRRAMVSAMRNAGINADQINYLNAHGTSTPLGDVNETNAIKAALGDHAKKTLVSSTKSMTGHLLGGAGGIESIFTVLALHHQTVPPTINLDNQDPECDLDYCANTARDVKIDYALKNNFGFGGTNGSLVFRRI; encoded by the coding sequence ATGACCCGTCGTCGCGTCGTTGTCACGGGCCTGGGATGTATCAGCCCCGTTGGGAATACGGTGGCGGACGCATGGGCTAATCTCTTGGCAGGCCAATCCGGTATTGGTCTGATCTCTAAATTTGATACCTCCGCTTTCTCTTGCCGCATCGCAGGAGAGGTGAAGGGCTTCAATTTGGAACAGTACATCAGCGCCAAAGAAGCGCGCACGATGGACACCTTCATTCATTTCGGCATTGCTGCAGCGGTTCAAGCTGTAGAAGATGCCGGCTTGCCTACGGGCGAGGCTTTGGACGACGAGTTGGCCACACGCATTGCTTGCGTGATTGGTTCTGGCATTGGTGGTTTGCCCATGATTGAGCAAACCCATGTCGAGTACACCGCTCGCGGCCCACGCCGTATTTCTCCTTTCTTTGTGCCAGCTTCCATCATCAACATGATTGCTGGCCATGTTTCCATGCGTTTTGGTTTCAAAGGTCCCAATTTGGCCGTTGTCACCGCCTGTACCACCGGACTCCACTGCATTGGCGAAGCCAGCCGCATGATTGAGTACGGTGATGCAGACGTCGTGGTGGCGGGTGGTTCCGAAGCCACCATTTCGCCTTTGGGCTTGGGTGGCTTTGCGGCCATGCGCGCCCTGTCTACTCGCAACGACGATCCAGCAGCTGCTTCTCGTCCTTGGGACAAAGACCGCGACGGTTTTGTCTTGGGCGAAGGCGCGGGTGTCATGGTGCTCGAAGAATACGAGCATGCCAAAGCCCGCGGTGCCAAAATTTATGCCGAAGTTTGCGGTTATGGCATGAGCGCCGATGCGGGTCACATGACTGCACCTAGCATGGACGGCCCACGTCGAGCCATGGTCTCGGCCATGCGCAATGCCGGCATCAATGCAGACCAAATCAATTACTTGAACGCACACGGTACGTCCACGCCCTTGGGTGATGTGAATGAAACCAATGCCATCAAGGCGGCTTTGGGTGACCATGCCAAGAAAACTTTGGTCAGTTCGACCAAGTCAATGACCGGCCACTTGCTGGGTGGTGCAGGTGGCATTGAAAGTATTTTCACGGTGTTGGCTTTGCATCACCAAACAGTGCCGCCCACCATCAACTTGGACAATCAAGATCCTGAGTGCGATTTGGATTACTGCGCCAACACCGCTCGCGATGTCAAAATTGACTACGCACTGAAAAACAACTTCGGTTTCGGTGGCACCAACGGCAGTTTGGTTTTCCGTCGGATCTAA